One Chloroflexota bacterium genomic window carries:
- a CDS encoding ATP-binding cassette domain-containing protein, which produces MLSRFFGRNGTGKHVGYHEHDHLIEVRQVIKDFDTAAGKFRALKSVNLTVNRGEFVAVIGKSGSGKSTLINMLTGIDRPSEGEVFIANTAVHTLNEGQMAQWRGRTIGVVFQFFQLLPTLTIAENVMLPMDFCHMYTPRERRERAMQLLAQMDMAEQAHKLPSAVSGGQQQRAAIARALANDPPIICADEPTGNLDSRTATQVFEMFEQLVDQGKTILMVTHDQDLARRVSRTVVIADGEIVDEYLARALPGLSEAQLLDATRRLKTDSFEPGSIIIREGEPGERFFVVRKGRAEVVLTEPNGQEITVEYLHPGQYFGGTALLTGGGHHATVRADPDSAVEIVSLDREAFAALVSESQAAQAHIAQSATARVSTVEQLRQGTPA; this is translated from the coding sequence ATGTTAAGTAGATTTTTCGGTCGCAACGGCACAGGCAAACACGTCGGCTACCACGAGCACGATCACCTGATCGAAGTGCGCCAGGTCATCAAGGACTTCGATACGGCAGCCGGCAAGTTTCGCGCGCTCAAAAGCGTCAATCTGACCGTCAATCGCGGCGAGTTTGTGGCCGTTATCGGCAAATCCGGCAGCGGCAAATCCACGCTGATCAACATGCTGACCGGCATTGACCGGCCGTCCGAGGGCGAAGTGTTCATCGCTAACACGGCCGTGCATACGCTCAACGAGGGCCAGATGGCGCAGTGGCGCGGGCGCACGATCGGCGTCGTGTTCCAGTTCTTCCAGTTGCTGCCCACGCTGACGATCGCCGAAAACGTGATGCTGCCGATGGACTTCTGCCACATGTACACGCCGCGCGAGCGCCGCGAACGCGCGATGCAGTTGCTGGCGCAGATGGACATGGCCGAGCAGGCGCACAAGCTGCCCTCGGCCGTCTCGGGCGGGCAGCAGCAGCGCGCCGCCATTGCGCGCGCGCTGGCTAACGACCCGCCGATCATCTGCGCCGACGAACCGACCGGCAACCTCGATTCGCGGACGGCTACGCAGGTGTTTGAGATGTTCGAGCAGTTGGTCGACCAGGGCAAGACCATCCTGATGGTGACTCACGACCAGGACCTGGCCCGCCGCGTGTCGCGCACGGTCGTGATCGCCGACGGCGAGATCGTGGATGAGTATCTGGCGCGCGCCCTCCCCGGGCTGAGCGAAGCGCAGTTGCTGGACGCAACCCGGCGCCTGAAGACCGATTCGTTCGAGCCGGGCAGCATCATCATCCGCGAGGGCGAACCCGGCGAGCGATTCTTCGTGGTGCGCAAGGGCCGCGCCGAGGTCGTCCTGACCGAGCCGAACGGGCAAGAGATCACGGTCGAGTACCTGCATCCCGGTCAGTACTTTGGCGGCACCGCGCTATTGACTGGCGGCGGGCACCACGCCACCGTGCGCGCCGACCCGGACTCCGCGGTCGAGATCGTGTCGCTGGATCGCGAAGCGTTCGCGGCGCTCGTCAGCGAATCGCAAGCCGCGCAGGCGCACATCGCGCAGTCCGCGACGGCGCGCGTGAGCACCGTCGAGCAACTGCGCCAGGGGACGCCGGCCTAG
- a CDS encoding ABC transporter permease — MDPRWRKVVRDLFNNKLRTMLVVISIAVGVFAVGMISGTQSIIGHDLPADYVAINPPSAIVITGGFDDDFIPAVRRMPEIAQAEGRRTANLRIKVGPAGERKAGGNDEWRTIRMQAVQDFNKIEVNVFQSESGAWPPPDRTILIERNTLPVLKVKDGDSLLVQTPDNKLYELRISGIVHDLNEPPAVFTGLAFGYVTRDTLEWLGLPRDFNVIDIVVADNRLNKPHIQDVVELIKTKLQEGGYRYTGIYLPEPGEHPAQVIINSMLMILGVIGALSLFLSGFLVVNTIMAILAQQIRQIGIMKAVGALTPQIIGMYMTSVLIYGGLSLFVAVPLGSIAAYYFSAFIANIVNFNTSPFRIPPETLAIEVAVGLLVPLAAAIAPIFTGARISVREALSNYGAPRTKQGGTWTDRLVEHMSLLSRPLILSLRNTFRRKGRLVLTLFTLTLGGAIFIAVLSVQTSLFATLDEALAYWRYDVALSFSNPHRIDLLQSEAMRVPGVTGSEAWAGASVKRLRSDGHESPALNIVAPPANSSLIRPVMLEGRWLTANDENAIVVNTEVIKQEEDLAVGKPVTLKFGDRETTWTVVGIAKAVMTGPLMYANAGYLARETRTVGRSTALQVTLNAHDAEAQRAGAAALKEHLDNVGLRVVSTQQTSQTRSTIEYQFNIIVVFMTIMALLLAVVGGLGLMGTMSINVLERQREIGVMRAIGASDGSVLLIFMSEGVLIGGISWILSVIFAIPISRLMSDAVGIAFLRSPLSYTFAMNGALIWLGTVLALAGLASLLPSWRAMRLTVREVLAYE, encoded by the coding sequence ATGGATCCGCGCTGGCGTAAGGTCGTTCGCGACCTCTTCAACAACAAGCTGCGCACCATGCTGGTGGTGATCTCGATCGCCGTCGGCGTGTTCGCGGTCGGCATGATTTCCGGCACGCAGTCGATCATCGGCCACGATCTGCCGGCGGACTACGTCGCCATCAATCCGCCGAGTGCGATCGTCATCACCGGCGGCTTCGACGACGACTTCATACCGGCGGTGCGCCGCATGCCCGAGATCGCCCAGGCCGAAGGGCGCCGCACGGCCAACCTGCGCATCAAGGTCGGGCCGGCCGGGGAGCGCAAAGCCGGCGGCAACGACGAGTGGCGCACCATCCGCATGCAGGCGGTGCAGGACTTCAACAAGATCGAAGTCAACGTCTTCCAAAGCGAAAGCGGCGCGTGGCCGCCGCCCGACCGCACCATCTTGATCGAGCGTAATACGCTGCCCGTACTCAAAGTCAAAGACGGCGACAGCCTGCTAGTCCAGACGCCGGACAACAAGCTGTACGAACTGCGGATTTCCGGCATCGTGCACGACCTGAACGAGCCGCCGGCGGTGTTCACCGGCCTTGCCTTTGGCTACGTCACGCGTGATACGCTGGAATGGCTGGGGCTGCCGCGCGATTTCAACGTGATCGACATCGTGGTAGCGGATAACCGGCTCAACAAGCCACACATCCAGGACGTGGTTGAACTGATCAAGACGAAGCTTCAGGAAGGCGGCTATCGCTACACCGGCATCTACCTGCCGGAGCCGGGCGAGCATCCCGCGCAGGTGATCATCAACTCGATGCTGATGATCCTGGGGGTGATCGGCGCGCTGTCGCTCTTTCTCTCCGGCTTTCTGGTCGTCAACACGATCATGGCGATCCTGGCGCAACAGATCCGGCAGATCGGCATCATGAAGGCGGTCGGCGCGCTGACGCCCCAGATCATCGGCATGTACATGACCAGCGTGCTGATCTACGGCGGACTGTCGCTGTTTGTGGCCGTGCCGCTTGGCTCCATCGCGGCGTACTATTTCAGCGCCTTCATCGCCAACATCGTCAACTTCAACACCAGCCCATTCCGCATACCGCCGGAAACGCTGGCGATCGAAGTCGCGGTCGGACTGCTGGTACCGCTGGCCGCGGCCATCGCACCGATCTTCACCGGCGCGCGCATCAGCGTGCGCGAGGCGCTCAGCAACTACGGCGCGCCCAGGACGAAGCAGGGCGGCACGTGGACGGACCGCCTGGTCGAGCACATGAGCCTGTTGTCGCGGCCGCTGATCCTGTCGCTGCGCAATACGTTCAGGCGCAAAGGGCGGCTGGTGTTGACGCTGTTCACGCTCACGCTGGGCGGGGCGATCTTTATCGCCGTGCTGAGCGTGCAGACGTCGCTCTTTGCCACGCTCGACGAGGCGCTCGCCTACTGGCGCTACGACGTCGCGCTGAGCTTCAGCAACCCGCACCGCATCGACCTGCTGCAGTCCGAGGCGATGCGCGTCCCCGGCGTAACCGGCTCGGAAGCCTGGGCCGGCGCCAGCGTGAAGCGCCTGCGGTCCGACGGACACGAAAGCCCGGCGCTGAACATCGTCGCGCCGCCTGCCAATAGCAGCCTGATCCGCCCGGTGATGCTCGAAGGCCGCTGGTTGACCGCCAACGACGAGAATGCTATAGTGGTCAATACTGAGGTGATCAAGCAGGAAGAAGACCTGGCAGTCGGGAAACCGGTTACGCTGAAGTTCGGCGACCGCGAGACGACGTGGACCGTGGTCGGCATTGCCAAGGCGGTCATGACCGGCCCGCTCATGTATGCGAACGCCGGCTACCTGGCCCGCGAGACGCGCACCGTGGGCCGCAGCACGGCGCTACAGGTGACCCTGAACGCCCACGATGCCGAGGCGCAGCGCGCCGGGGCCGCGGCGCTCAAGGAGCATCTCGACAACGTCGGCCTGCGGGTCGTCTCGACGCAACAGACGTCGCAGACCCGCTCGACCATCGAGTACCAGTTCAATATCATTGTCGTGTTCATGACGATCATGGCCCTGCTGCTGGCGGTGGTTGGCGGCCTCGGCCTGATGGGCACGATGAGTATCAATGTGCTGGAGCGCCAACGCGAGATCGGCGTGATGCGTGCCATCGGCGCGTCCGACGGTTCGGTGCTGCTGATCTTTATGTCCGAGGGCGTGCTGATCGGCGGCATTTCGTGGATACTGAGCGTTATCTTCGCGATCCCGATCAGCCGCCTGATGAGCGAC